The Acyrthosiphon pisum isolate AL4f unplaced genomic scaffold, pea_aphid_22Mar2018_4r6ur Scaffold_21931;HRSCAF=25312, whole genome shotgun sequence DNA window gtttatattttgatgatatttacaaatttaatatcatttacatatatatttaaaaaaaaaaacatttcttttacctgaaattaattaaaaacattgtttaagtcttaaaaataatgttagttaattaaataatatacatttttatttccctgtaatacaatttatttagtgtttataatcCTTCaccaattaatgttaaatactatattattttttatctgtgaataatattatgaatttgttaCGTACGtatgcaaaatatgaattaaatttaaactatttaggaTAGTCGAGTATATAAATTGGATTTCtcgtgttttcaattattttcagtaattttttacattcacTGTTACAATGGTCATTCATAAAATGCTCGAGATTtctagttattttattcaagGTTTTAAGATCGTATCGttcatttaattatgtttaaatgtgcGATTATACCCTGTAACCTTAAGTCTTAACCTTTTATTATCGTCAATCCGTTGATTCGTTTCAAATATTACTATCGGTTCTCTATTATGTATGTGCAAGTATCTTGTAGGTAAACAGTTGATAAGGTTGACACCCCCTGATGGTTTTTACTCCCATACAATTGGTCCAACAATGGTGTGGTCAAGCTTGGCTTTTCCTTGAATACCCTTTTGATACTTTGCAAAACTTGTTTAGATCACAGCGTCAGATACCGATAATATTCGGTTCTGTCCATCATAGCAAACTCTACTATAAGAAATGGATCTGGGaactagaataaaaataaattattcataacattataattatttaaattctttatatatattatatatattattattattattttttttttttcctgtttgtttttttttttattcttcgaaTAAGTGATTAACCGAAATAATCCGTCGAGCAATAACATCCTCTAGTATCTCCCCCACTTCTACACACACCGATCTCTCCGCGTTCGGATGATTTATTACCGCGTGTATAAACGCCGTAACATGTATCATTGCCCTGTTTAATATGTATGGGTTCAATGGCATACTCATTTTTCTGTTCGCTTCTCTGACATGTCGTTTAAAACATCCTACACAAATTCTATTCCGTCTTATATATTGGTGGTGAGGGCCGTTTAATACTTTATCTCTAAGTTTTTCAAAGAAATCGATTGCCTGTAGTGTTAGTGGGTACTCTGCCGACAGTGGTGTTTGAATGCTCATGGtgtattatacagttttatatattttgtttttgttattattatatttttcttcttatatttatctgaaaaataattaaattatttattacttatatatatatttttacgtattattgcaatatgtatttatttgtatttaacattttactagtatattacgtattattttgtttttgtacgtNNNNNNNNNNNNNNNNNNNNNNNNNNNNNNNNNNNNNNNNNNNNNNNNNNNNNNNNNNNNNNNNNNNNNNNNNNNNNNNNNNNNNNNNNNNNNNNNNNNNNNNNNNNNNNNNNNNNNNNNNNNNNNNNNNNNNNNNNNNNNNNNNNNNNNNNNNNNNNNNNNNNNNNNNNNNNNNNNNNNNNNNNNNNNNNNNNNNNNNNNNNNNNNNNNNNNNNNNNNNNNNNNNNNNNNNNNNNNNNNNNNNNNNNNNNNNNNNNNNNNNNNNNNNNNNNNNNNNNNNNNNNNNNNNNNNNNNNNNNNNNNNNNNNNNNNNNNNNNNNNNNNNNNNNNNNNNNNNNNNNNNNNNNNNNNNNNNNNNNNNNNNNNNNNNNNNNNNNNNNNNNNNNNNNNNNNNNNNNNNNNNNNNNNNNNNNNNNNNNNNNNNNNNNNNNNNNNNNNNNNNNNNNNNNNNNNNNNNNNNNNNNNNNNNNNNNNNNNNNNNNNNNNNNNNNNNNNNNNNNNNNNNNNNNNNNNNNNNNNNNNNNNNNNNNNNNNNNNNNNNNNNNNNNNNNNNNNNNNNNNNNNNNNNNNNNNNNNNNNNNNNNNNNNNNNNNNNNNNNNNNNNNNNNNNNNNNNNNNNNNNNNNNNNNNNNNNNNNNNNNNNNNNNNNNNNNNNNNNNNNNNNNNNNNNNNNNNNNNNNNNNNNNNNNNNNNNNNNNNNNNNNNNNNNN harbors:
- the LOC103310148 gene encoding uncharacterized protein LOC103310148, coding for MSIQTPLSAEYPLTLQAIDFFEKLRDKVLNGPHHQYIRRNRICVGCFKRHVREANRKMSMPLNPYILNRAMIHVTAFIHAVINHPNAERSVCVEVGEILEDVIARRIISVNHLFEE